One region of Armigeres subalbatus isolate Guangzhou_Male chromosome 3, GZ_Asu_2, whole genome shotgun sequence genomic DNA includes:
- the LOC134221377 gene encoding uncharacterized protein LOC134221377 gives MVSMAKKTLYKAPCDGEPAKILQPEPRPESIKQLEENSTQNPKKFKNFNEYLSNRPEGKGIIKYYEEHKTLTNSLRNDLVKMILTDAVVEEIELNAKFNEVMTTKIITIFPTEIPDTYYKCGHTTSSGLRAGSTGKFIKRKAAVLQALGLKKPRRNGPAQSSEAVATTTKDQEQLNARAWLEYGRSPSDMLRLNWDACYELRKSDIEKAKDLVEIFNLYPIFKHPKVTCLIELDFEQMYPGATKNFYSWFPLLHQKLDKVIKDAVSKDKTYQSLFDAYENEKDGHRKDYLLCMLLPIIIQTNYRIKGNWKPSVKETQDSFILEVQVPIPFTAMSTEGLICFICQRRFSEAKLLMKHLSNVSSHNLNQHSNFKCAQENCSREYTNSRSFSRHIKREHPQQTVEDWTSKKLRNVQPDNDSIAADIRNNDVSTTEADYEQPCLVNGSSTNPGTLDDNAIEDEDFWEDLRRQTAGDIEGRIEQRLKFLTEKFGSVSLQPQIVVVGPDRALTAIMVIFGGAEYTADNILHAVCICMHITYVLNLQYTPDCKPLWLFIQAFLFKIPASILQLPKTKHNHHDDDRCDNERGLQPPRYDYVDDDGTVAVDTLHGQCQRWLRDFHCNNVLCTG, from the exons ATGGTATCTATGGCAAAG AAAACTCTGTACAAGGCACCGTGCGACGGGGAACCAGCAAAGATTTTGCAACCTGAACCGAGGCCAGAATCAATTAAGCAACTCGAAGAAAACTCAACGCAAAATCCAAAAAAG TTCAAAAACTTCAACGAGTATCTCAGCAACCGACCGGAAGGCAAAGGGATTATCAAGTACTACGAGGAACACAAAACTCTAACGAACAGTCTAAGAAACGACTTGGTTAAGATGATCTTGACGGATGCAGTTGTGGAGGAGATAGAACTGAATGCCAAGTTCAATGAAGTGATGACCACGAAGATAATTACCATATTTCCGACTGAAATTCCT GACACGTATTACAAATGTGGACATACAACAAGTTCAGGATTGCGAGCTGGCTCGACTGGCAAATTTATCAAAAGGAAAGCCGCAGTGCTTCAAGCTTTGGGTTTAAAAAAACCAAGAAGAAATGGTCCTGCGCAAAGTTCAGAAGCAGTCGCGACAACAACCAAAG ATCAAGAGCAATTGAATGCAAGAGCCTGGCTCGAATACGGCCGGTCACCATCGGATATGCTACGTCTGAATTGGGATGCTTGTTACGAGTTGCGAAAATCTGATATAGAGAAAGCGAAAGATCTGGTAGAGATCTTTAATCTCTATCCAATCTTTAAACACCCTAAAGTTACATGTCTG ATTGAGCTGGATTTCGAACAAATGTATCCTGGGGCGACCAAGAATTTTTATTCTTGGTTTCCTTTGCTACATCAGAAATTAGACAAAGTAATAAAGGATGCGGTGTCAAAAGACAAGACATATCAGTCGTTGTTCGATGCCTATGAAAATGAGAAGGACGGACATCGTAAggattatttgctgtgtatgcTTCTACCGATCATAATCCAAACTAACTATCGCATTAAAGGAAACTGGAAACCATCAGTTAAGGAAACCCAAGACAGTTTCATCTTGGAAGTGCAG GTACCAATACCATTTACAGCGATGAGTACTGAAGGTTTAATATGTTTCATCTGTCAACGAAGATTTTCAGAAGCAAAATTGCTAATGAAACATTTGTCTAATGTCAGTTCCCACAATTTGAATCAACACAGCAATTTCAAATGTGCTCAAGAAAACTGTAGTAGAGAATATACCAATAGCAGAAGTTTTTCTCGACACATTAAAAGGGAACATCCTCAACAAACAGTGGAAGACTGGACGTCAAAAAAGTTACGCAATGTGCAACCAGATAATGATTCGATAGCAGCGGACATCAG AAATAACGATGTCAGCACAACTGAAGCCGATTACGAGCAGCCATGTTTAGTGAATGGATCGTCGACGAACCCTGGAACATTGGATGATAATGCAATTGAAGATGAGGATTTCTGGGAAGATTTGAGACGACAG ACGGCAGGTGACATTGAAGGCAGAATCGAGCAGCGACTCAAATTTCTCACCGAGAAATTTGGCAGTGTTTCTCTACAGCCTCAAATTGTCGTAGTGGGCCCGGATAGAGCGCTGACAGCGATAATGGTCATTTTCGGTGGCGCTGAGTATACTGCGGACAACATACTACATGCTGTGTGCATTTGCAtgcacataacatatgtgttGAACCTGCAGTATACTCCGGACTGTAAACCGCTATGGCTTTTCATCCAggcatttcttttcaaaataccAGCGTCAATATTGCAGCTTCCAAAAA CCAAACATAACCACCACGACGACGACCGATGCGACAACGAACGGGGATTGCAACCGCCACGATATGATTATGTAGATGATGACGGCACGGTGGCGGTGGACACACTCCACGGGCAATGCCAACGATGGCTGCGGGACTTTCACTGTAACAACGTGCTCTGCACCGGGTGA